The following coding sequences lie in one Eleginops maclovinus isolate JMC-PN-2008 ecotype Puerto Natales chromosome 21, JC_Emac_rtc_rv5, whole genome shotgun sequence genomic window:
- the LOC134884051 gene encoding B-type lectin plumieribetin-like: MSRNFLSKNDELRKGDYLMSNNGEFKAIFQGDGNFVVYGWQPVWASDTAGPKPLRLCMQGDCNLVMYGDDEKPMWHTNSSKSDCVMCRLQLTDEGKLVVNNGAHEVFNSANSSGMK, encoded by the exons ATGAGCAGGAACTTCTTGTCCAAAAATGATGAGCTCCGCAAGGGAGACTATCTGATGTCAAACAACGGAGAGTTTAAGGCTATATTCCAG GGAGATGGTAACTTTGTCGTCTATGGCTGGCAGCCTGTGTGGGCTTCAGACACTGCAGGGCCAAAACCTCTCCGCCTGTGCATGCAGGGTGACTGCAACCTGGTCATGTACGGCGATGATGAAAAACCCATGTGGCACACAAACTCTTCGAAATCTGACTGTGTCATGTGCCGCCTTCAGCTGACGGATGAGGGCAAACTGGTGGTGAACAACGGAGCGCATGAAGTCTTCAACTCTGCTAATTCCAGTGGCATGAAGTGA